A stretch of the Glutamicibacter sp. JL.03c genome encodes the following:
- a CDS encoding dihydrodipicolinate synthase family protein: MSENNFPELTLIDEHGQSFTYRLQGPGDFHRPASPITSRKVYAAAHVIPQMGADNTPGAPAVIDWEATMAYRHELWSYGLGVADAMDTAQRGMGLDYPATCELINRSAQEAAAVISENRYPALTGMTVRDIVACGVGTDQLTIESVEPGQLQKVADAYLEMLRLVEASGAKSILMCSRALAKAARTPEDYLQVYGDLLEAAQQPVILHWLGEMFDPQLAGYWGTTDLSEATSVFRSILEKYSQKIDGVKVSLLNAEHEKQLRSALPSGIRLYTGDDFNYPELIDGDGELHSDALLGIFAAIYPAASTALQAFDAADSVRGRAILDSTRELGLHIFSAPTFYYKTGIAFLSWLNGHQSGFQMVGGLHAGRSLPHLIRTFILADSAGLILNPGLAAERMEQLLAVYGIKAANRSLTGVS, translated from the coding sequence ATGAGCGAGAACAATTTCCCGGAACTAACCCTGATCGACGAGCACGGCCAGTCCTTCACTTATCGGTTGCAGGGTCCCGGAGACTTCCACCGCCCCGCCTCGCCGATCACCTCGCGCAAGGTTTATGCCGCGGCCCACGTGATTCCTCAAATGGGGGCGGACAATACTCCCGGCGCGCCAGCGGTGATCGACTGGGAGGCCACTATGGCCTATCGCCACGAGCTCTGGTCCTACGGCCTCGGCGTCGCCGATGCCATGGACACCGCGCAGCGCGGCATGGGCCTGGATTACCCTGCGACCTGCGAACTCATCAACCGCTCTGCTCAAGAGGCGGCAGCTGTCATCTCGGAAAACCGCTACCCCGCGCTCACCGGGATGACGGTGCGCGATATTGTCGCCTGCGGCGTGGGAACCGACCAGCTCACCATCGAATCCGTTGAACCGGGCCAGCTGCAGAAAGTCGCTGACGCCTATCTGGAAATGCTGCGCCTTGTCGAGGCCTCCGGCGCGAAGTCCATCCTGATGTGCTCGCGCGCGTTGGCCAAGGCCGCGCGGACTCCCGAGGATTACCTCCAGGTTTACGGCGACCTGCTGGAAGCAGCCCAGCAACCGGTGATCCTGCACTGGCTGGGCGAGATGTTTGATCCGCAGCTTGCCGGCTATTGGGGAACCACCGATCTTTCCGAAGCGACCTCGGTATTCCGGTCCATCTTGGAAAAGTACTCGCAGAAGATCGACGGGGTGAAAGTTTCCCTGCTCAACGCAGAGCATGAGAAACAACTCCGCTCGGCCCTTCCCTCAGGGATCAGGCTCTACACCGGAGACGACTTCAACTACCCCGAGCTCATCGACGGTGACGGCGAACTTCATTCAGATGCCCTGCTGGGAATATTCGCCGCCATCTACCCCGCCGCCTCGACAGCGCTGCAGGCGTTCGATGCCGCGGATTCGGTGCGGGGACGGGCCATCTTGGACTCTACCCGGGAGCTGGGACTGCATATCTTCAGTGCCCCGACCTTCTACTACAAGACGGGTATCGCCTTCCTTTCCTGGCTAAACGGCCATCAAAGCGGCTTCCAGATGGTGGGCGGGCTGCACGCTGGGCGCTCGCTGCCCCACCTGATCCGAACCTTTATTCTGGCGGATTCCGCCGGTTTGATCTTGAACCCGGGCTTGGCCGCTGAGCGCATGGAACAGCTCCTTGCGGTCTATGGAATCAAGGCAGCCAACCGATCACTGACAGGAGTGTCATGA
- a CDS encoding Gfo/Idh/MocA family protein, with product MNGITGRMGYRQHLLRSILPIRDQGGITLADGTKLTVEPILVGRNEDKLRELAQKHQVEHYSTDLDSLIDDPSIDIIFDASMTSLRYDTLSKAIAAGKHIFTEKPTAETLTDAIDLARQAKTKGITAGVVHDKLYLPGLVKLRRLVDEGFFGRILSLRGEFGYWVFEGEIQEAQRPSWNYRLADGGSMTTDMYCHWNYVLEGIIGKVKSVTSTTATHIPTRWDEQGKPYEATADDAAYGIFELETPSGDPVIAQINSSWAVRVYRDELVEFQIDGTHGSAVAGLNKCVAQQRAHTPKPVWNPDLPVTESFRDQWLEVPANADLDNGFKLQWEDFLADVAAGHEHKYGLLSAARGVQLASLGLQSAAERRTLDIPEITL from the coding sequence ATGAACGGCATTACCGGCCGCATGGGCTATCGGCAACACCTGCTGCGTTCGATCCTGCCCATCCGCGATCAGGGCGGCATCACCCTGGCTGACGGCACCAAGCTCACCGTTGAGCCGATTCTTGTCGGCCGCAATGAAGATAAATTGCGCGAGCTCGCGCAAAAGCACCAGGTAGAGCACTACAGCACAGACCTCGATTCGCTGATCGACGACCCGAGCATCGACATCATTTTCGATGCCTCGATGACTTCGCTGCGGTACGACACCCTGTCCAAGGCCATCGCCGCCGGCAAGCACATCTTCACCGAAAAGCCGACCGCTGAAACACTGACCGATGCCATCGACTTGGCCCGGCAGGCCAAAACCAAGGGCATCACCGCTGGCGTCGTGCACGACAAGCTCTACCTGCCCGGACTCGTGAAGCTGCGCCGCCTCGTCGACGAAGGCTTTTTCGGAAGAATCCTCTCCCTGCGCGGAGAATTCGGCTACTGGGTCTTCGAAGGCGAAATCCAGGAGGCACAGCGCCCATCGTGGAATTACCGGTTAGCCGACGGCGGCTCGATGACCACCGACATGTACTGCCACTGGAACTACGTTCTGGAAGGAATCATCGGCAAGGTCAAGAGCGTCACCTCGACAACCGCCACCCACATCCCGACCCGCTGGGATGAACAGGGCAAACCATATGAAGCTACCGCAGACGATGCGGCCTACGGCATTTTCGAACTCGAAACCCCCTCAGGCGATCCGGTGATCGCACAGATCAACTCCTCCTGGGCGGTGCGCGTGTACCGCGACGAACTGGTCGAGTTCCAGATCGATGGCACCCACGGCTCAGCCGTTGCAGGCCTGAACAAGTGCGTCGCCCAGCAACGCGCCCACACCCCGAAGCCGGTCTGGAACCCTGACCTGCCGGTTACCGAATCCTTCCGCGATCAGTGGCTGGAAGTTCCAGCCAACGCGGATTTGGATAACGGCTTCAAGCTGCAGTGGGAAGACTTCCTCGCAGACGTCGCCGCCGGACACGAACACAAGTACGGCCTGCTCTCGGCAGCGCGCGGCGTGCAGTTGGCGTCCCTGGGCTTGCAGTCCGCAGCAGAGCGCCGGACCTTGGACATCCCGGAGATCACGCTATGA